Genomic segment of Sandaracinaceae bacterium:
GCGGGCGCCGATCGACGGGCTCTTCTTCAGCGGCTCGGAGGTCGCGACCGTCGGCGTCATCGGGGCGATGATGGGCGGCGTGCTGAGCGCGGTGAGCGCCGAGCCGGTCGACGCGGTGCGCTACCTGGCGCCGCTCATGCGCGGCTGAGGGAGCGCATCAGGATCCGCGCGTCGACGAGCTGGAAGTTGAGGTCGCCGAAGCGGAGGAGGTCACCGGCAACCGCGAACACCGGCTTGCGGATGGGCTCGCCGTCGATGGCGGAGCCGTTCTGCGAGCCCGCGTCCTCGACCCAGAAGCCGTCCTTCTCCGCCCTCAGGCGCGCGTGCAGCTTCGAGACGCTCGAGTGAGGGATCACCACGTCGTTGTTGGAGGAGCGGCCGAGCAGGAGCACGCCCGGGAAGAAGGTCGAGCTCCGCTTGGCGAGGGGGTGCACGAGCGCCTTGCCCAGATCGATGGGCGCGGCGGGCCGCTCGCTCGGCCGACGCACGCCAGTGCTGAAGCTCCAGCGGCTGCCCTCGAGGTCCACGTCGCCGAGCTCCGAGAGCAGCACGAGCTTGCCCAGCCGCTTCGACACGGTGTCCTGGCCGAGGTCGCGGAGCCACTCCGCGAGCAGATCGGTCTGCCAGGGCGGCGTGAGGCGTGCGCGGCTGGAGGGCGGCGGTTGGGACGACTGCTTCATCACTGCGCGCTCACTTCGGCGCGTGATCGGAGGATACCACGCTGCGTATCAAGGGCGCAGCACTGCGCCTCGCTCGAGGAGCTCCCCGACGTACGCCCCGAGGGCCCGGGTCACGTCCGCGCTCGGGTCCACGAGCGAGAGCCCCGCGCCGGCCGCGTGGACGTAGCGGACCTCGGCCCGCGCCTCGATGGACGCGCCCCGCGGCAGCTCGATGCGGAGCGGCAGCTCGCCGCCGACCGGGAGATCGCTCTCGGACACGCCGAAGCCGCCGACGCTGACGTCGAGGACGCCCAGCTCGCGGTCTCCGGAGTGCACCGTGATCGAGTAGTCGGGCTGCGGCTGGGCCCGCACGAAGCGTCGTCGTTCTTTCACCGCCCCGAGGATATCTGGCGCCGGCCGGGAAGTCAGCCAGCCATCGCGTAGGCCACCGTCTGCTCGTCGACCTCCAGCTCGACCTCCGCGAAGGTCGGCGCGGCCGCCTCGCGCGGCAGCGGGGTGGCGGAAGTCACCGCCTGGGCCACGCAGGCCACACCGCGACCGAAGCGCTGCACCCGGTGGGCGTCGACGACGACGGGCTCGAAGCCGCGCTGGCGCACGAGCGCCATGATGGTCGGGGTGCCCTGCGCCATCACGCAGCACTGGCCCACCATCGTCCAGCGCAGGCCGCCCGCGAGCGCCTCGCCGTGCGGCACGAGCAGGTGACGCTGCCGCGGGAAGAGCTGCCGCAGCTGGAAGCGGCCCAGCGGCGTGAAGGCGTTGGGCGCGAAGACCAGCGCGCCGTCGGGCAGCGCGGCGACCGCGGACTCGAGCGACGGGAAGCTCGGGTCGAGCTGCACCTCCTCGACCCGGAGGCGGGTGGCGCGGGCGAGGGCGCGGCAGAAGCGGCGGCCGCACGGGGCGTCGCGATGGGCCACGAGCAGCACGTCGCCGAGGCGCACGACGTCGCCCGGCGCGAGCGAGGCCGGCGCGCGGGTGACCTGGAAGCCGTGGCTCGCGAGGCCGTGCCAGAGGGCGACGGGCGCGTCCTCCGTGTCCTGGCAGAACACGAGGGCCCGAGGCCCCGAGGCGCTCCGCCATGGGAGGAGACGCTCTCGCAGGAACGGCCGACCGTGCGGCGGCGGCAGGTGCACGAGGCGCGCGCCGCAAGCCCGGAGTCGACGGCCGAGCGCGCCGAGCTGGAGCGCCAGCGCCTCGCCATCCGACGTGCGCGGCGCGCGGGGAACGAGGACCGTGGTCGAGTGCGTCATGAGATGAAGCGACGAGCAATATCCGATCCCAGCGTCCACGCGATGGTTCCAGCCGCGACGAAAGCCTACGCATGCGGGGCGAGCGTCCCCGAGCGTCGCGAATTGCCCCTCGCGACCGCTCGCAGGAAATGCGATCCTCGCGGGCCGAGGAGGCCTTCGATGCGCGAACTCAACCGAGCTCTCCTGCTGGCTCTTTCGCTGGGCCTGGCCAGCGCGAGCGTCACCGCCGAGGCGCAGTCCAGCGTCGACATCCGCCGCCCCCACACCGGCAGCCGCCCATTCCAGCTGGACGTGCACGGCGGGTTCAGCTGGTGGGGCGTGGGCTTCGCGAGCGGCGTGCGCTTCGGCATCCCGCTGGTGAACAACGGGTTCGTCGACTCGATCAACAACGCCGTCTACCTGAACTTCGGCGCCGACTTCTACTTCGCGCGGGGCCGCTGCATCGCCAACCCCGGGGGCAACTGCGACTGGGAGTACGGCCCCGGCTTCGGCTTCCCGGTGACGCTCCACTGGGAGTTCTACTTCAACGAGCGCTGGTCGGCGTTCGCGGAGGTGGGGGCCCAGTTCTTCTTGCACCCGGAGTTCGTCCGGAGCGGGCGCTACGAAGTGTACGAGCTGGGCTACTGGTTCATCTGGACGGTGGGCGGGAGCCTGCACCTGACGGAGAACGTGCTGCTGACGCTGCGGGTGGGCTCTCCGTACATCGCCTTCGGCGTCACGTTTCAGTTCTGACGGTCCATCCTGACCGCCGACCACAGGCTCGAGAACGCGTCCGTCCACGCGCGCTCGGGGTCGCCCTCGGGGAGCGGGGTCCACCGCGCCGCGTCCAGCGCCGTCAGCTGCGCCTCGTCCCGGGCGATCACCACCCACGTCGCGTAGCGGTCCTCGGCGAGCCGCACCGCGAGCCCCTCCGCCGCGGCCACGTCGGCCACGACCCGCGTCAGGTCGAGCACGCGGTTGGAGAGGTGGAGCGCGATCCACCCGCCCGGGGCGAGCACCCGCACGTACTCGCGCAGCGCCTCCCGGGTCAGCAGGTGGATGGGCACCGAGTCGGAGTTGAACGCGTCGACGAGGAGCAGCGACACCCCGCGCTCGGTGGCGAGGGCGCGGCGGCCGTCTCCGAGGCTGAGGGTCAGGTCGTCGGTGGGCGCGTTCTCGAGATAGGTGAAGTGCGCCCGCGCCACGTCGATCACGTCCGGGTTGATCTCGACGAAGCGCCAGCGCTCGCCCGGCTCGGCGTAGCAGGCGACCGCGCCGGTCCCGAGGCCGATCGCCACGACCGATCCCGTCACCGGCCGCGCGGCGAAGACCGACGAGAGCGGGCCGTCGGCCGCGTAGTAGGAGGTCGGCGCGCAGCCGCCGCGCTCGTCGTGCCGCTGGGTACCGTGCAGCGTGGTCCCGTGAAGCAACATACGTTGCTCGTCTTGATCGACGACGCGGAGCACGCCGAAGAACGAGCGCGTCGTGGCCACCCGCGCGCCGTCCTCGTGGATGCGCCCGCCCGTCCACGCGCCGGCGACCACGATCGCGAGCAGGCAGAGCGTGTAGCGGCGCCTGAGCGGCATCCATCGGTAGGCGTAGAGCGCGCCGGGGCCCGCGCTCAGCAACCCCACCACCTGGGGCGGCTCGAGCGAGAGGTGGGGCAGCACGAAGGCGGGCCCCGCGACGAGCGCGAAGGTGACCAGCGCGTGCGGCACGTCGCTCTTCCAGGGGCGGTCGTCGACCACGACGCCGACCTTGGTGCGGGGCAGGCAGGCGAGCGCGATGGCGACCGGGTACTCCCAGAGCTCCGGCAGCGCGGCCGGCGCCAGCACCGCGGCGACCAGCGTGCCGAGCACGCCGCCGAGGGCGATCCAGGCGAAGAACTCCGGCAGGTGCGCGGGGTGCGGCGCGTCGCTCGCGAGGCGACGGTGCGCGACCCAGCTGGCCGCGAAGAGGAAGCCGAGGTGGAGCAGCGCGAGCAGCCAGACGGGCTCGTTCTGGTGCATCAGGGTGAAGAACACGAGCACCACGCCGACGAGGCACATGCCGCGCTGCACGAGCGCCGGGGGCGGGGCGGCGCGCTCCGAGAACGCGAGCACGAAGCTCAGCAGGTAGAGCGCGAGCGGCACCACCCAGAGGAGCGGGATGGGCGCGAGGTCCATGGAGAGGTACGCGCTCGCGCCGGCGAGCAGCAGCGTGGGCACGAACGCGAGCGCCACCCACGTCAGGCGGCGCCGCGTGCTCGGGGGCGCCTCCGCTGGCTCGAGCGCCGGCCGCGCGCGTCCGCCGCCCACACGCCAGACGAGCAGCCCGCCCGCGGCCATACCGACGAAGACCATCGCGTACCCGCCCCGGAAGAGCGCCGCCTGCTGGCCGAGATCGAGCCACGGCTCCACCACGAAGGGATAGGCGATCAGCGCGCCGAGGCTGCCCGCGTTGCTCGCCGCGTAGAGGAAGTACGGCCGGCGCTCGCTCACCCGGGCGAACCAGGACTGGAGCAGCGGCGCCGTCGCGCTCAGCAGGGTGAACGGGAGGCCCACGTTGAGGGCGAGGTAGGCGAGCGCGTAGAGCGCGGGGTCCTCGGCGGGATCGATCGCGCCCAGCCCCTCGAGCGCGCCGAAGGGCACGAGCACCGCGAGCGGGAGCGCGACCATCGCGAGGTGCACGGCGACGCGCGCGCGCACCGCGAGCAGGCGCGCGCCGAGCCACACGTAGCCGTAGCCGGCGAGGAGCGCGGCCTGGAAGAAGAGCAGACACGCGGTCCACGCGCCCGGCACGCCGCCGAGCTGCGGCAGGAGCGCCTTGCCCGCCATCGGCTGCACCGCGAAGAGCAAGAACGCGCTCGCGAGGATCGTCACCGCGTAGACTGCCAGGCGCACCGCGCGCGTATAGTGCAGAGATCCGACCGGTGGAAGGGGAGATGGCGCCGGACCGGCGCTTCAGGGCAAGGCGCGACGACGAGTCGATGCACCGCATCGACGAGGAGGAGCAACGCCGCCCTGGAGCGTCGGGACAAGCCAGGTCCCCTTTTACCGGGATGGATCTCGCACTAGCACCGAACGGCCCGCGCTCGCCTCCCGGCAGATCTCGGCGCAGACTCCCGCCCGTGAACGTCCGCGCGCTCGTCCTGCTCGCCGCCTGCCTCTCGTCGGCGTGCGGCATCACCTCGCACCTCGCGCCCGAGGAGCCGCTGATGACCCTCGACGAGGCCGAGCGCGCGCAGCTCTGCCGGTTCACGTCCGATCTCGTCGCGCACGAGTGTCTGGGGCTCCGCGTCACGGACTTCGACGCCTGCACCGCCGACCCGCCGTGGACGGGCTGCGAGGGCGACGTGGCCGCGTGGGAGTCGTGCGTCGCGGGCTGGCAGGAGCAGGGCTGCGACGCGCCCTGCGACGCGTACTGCGCCCCCTGAGAACTGTGCTCCCTGAGAACTGTGCTCCCTGAGAACGTTCAGACCGGGACGATCGTCACCGGGCGATCGGCGAGCTGGAGGACCCGCTTCGAGACGCTCCCCAGCAAGATGCGCTCGACGGGGGTGAGCCCTCGCGATCCGAGCACGATGAGGTCGGCGTCGATGTCCTTGGCCCGGTAGACGATCTCCTCCGCCGGGTGACCGATGGCGACGTAGTGGGTCGTCGGCACGCGCTTCTCGATGACCGCCTCGGCGGCGTCGAAGCTGCCTTTGCCGATCTCGGCGCTCTTCTGCACCAGGTCATCCCGGGTGAGCGCCTCGAGCCCGAGGTACGTGGCGGTCGGCGCGTCATAGACGTGCACGAGCTCGATCGAGGCCCCGGTGCTCCGCGCGAGGCGAGCCGCGAAGTGGGTCGCGCGGCTCGCGCCGGCGGACCCGTCCACTGCGACGAGGACGCGTTTCATGACCGACAGGTGCGCACCGTGAGCTAGCGCGCCAGGCTCCCTTTCCTCGGGCGGGCGCGGGCTTAGTTGCGTGCGCGTGGGAACGCTGAAGCGAGACCTGGCGCAGGGCGCCGACGAGATCCGGGAGACTCACATCTCGTGGGTCTTCTTGTGCGGCGACTCGGTCTACAAGGTGAAGAAGCCGGTGTCGCTCGGCTTCCTCGACTTCTCCACCCTCGAGAAGCGACGCCAGGCCTGTGAAGCCGAGGTGGAGCTGAACGCGCGCCTGGCCCCGGAGGTCTACCGCGGCGTGGTCCCCGTGATCGTCGTCGACGGGGAGCACCGCTTCGGCGAGCAGGCGTCCGCCGGCGAAGGGCAGGTCGTCGACTGGGCCGTGCACATGCGGAGGCTGCGCGACGAGGACCGCGCCGACTGCCGGCTCGAGAAGGACGCGCTCGAGGTCACGCACGTCGATCGCATGGCCGAGACCATCGCGCGCTTCCACGCCGACTGCCGCGCGGACGAGGAGACCGGCCGCTACGGCGAGCCGGCGTCGATCGCGGGGAACGTGCGCGAGAACTTCGACCAGACCCACGACGCGATCCGGAGGCTGCTGCGGGAAGAGGAGGCCGACGCGATCGAGACCTACCAGCTCCAGTTCCTCGAGAAGCACGCGGGCCTGTTCATGGAGCGCGTGCGGGCGGGACGCGTGCGCGACGGTCACGGCGACCTGCGCCTCGAGCACTTCTACTTCGAGGGCGACGACCCAGCGCAGGCGGCGGTGCGCGTGCTCGACTGCATCGAGTTCAACGAGCGCTTCCGCTACGCCGACGTCGCCTCGGATCTCTCGTTCCTCTCCATGGACCTCGCCTGGCACGGGCGCGTGGACCTCGCCGAGCGCCTCCTCGCCACCTACGCGCGTGAGACGAGCGACTTCGACCTCTACCGCCTCGTCGACTTCTACGAGAGCTACCGCGGCTACGTGCGCGGCAAGGTCGCCACCATGCTGGCGGGAGACGAGGAAGCGCCGAGCGACGCGCGAGAGCGGGCCGAGCGCGAGGCGCGCCGCTACTTCCTGCTCGCCCTCGCGATGGAGCGCCGCCCGCTGCTCGAGCCGACCCTCGTCGCGGTCGGCGGCGTGATCGCCACCGGCAAGAGCACCCTCGCCGACCACCTCGGCGCCGCGCTCGGCGCGCCGGCCATCAACACCGACCGCATCCGCAAGCACATGCTCGGCGCCCGGCCCACCGACCGCCTGTACGAGGGATCCTGGTCGGGCGCGTACGACCCCGAGTTCACCGAGCGCGTCTACGACGAGGTCCGCCGCTGCGCGCGCGTCGTCGTCGAGTCGGGCCGCCCCGTGATCCTCGACGCCTCGTTCCGCAGCGCCGCGATGCGCGAGGACGCCAAGGCGCTCGCCGCGTCCCTCGGCGTCCCCTTCCGCTTCCTGGAGTGCCGCGCGGACCCGGACGTCTGTCGCGCGCGGTTGAAGGTGCGCGACCAGCAGACGACGGTCAGCGACGGGCGCCTCGAGATCTTCGACGACTTCCTCGCGAAGTGGGAGCCCGTCACCGAGCTGAGCCCCGACGAGCACGTCGTCGTCGACACCGAGCGCCCCATGCGCGAGCTGCTCGAGCAGCTCCGCCGACACGTCCCGATGTGGCCCGAGGGCCTGACCGAGTGACTCGGCGAGCGGCGTCCCTTCACTCGCAGTCGATGACCTTGCTCGCCGTGGCGGAGAACGCGCTCTCGAGCCCGTCCGACGCGCGCACGCGCAGGGCGAAGAACACCTCACCCTCGGGGAGATCGGTCAGCCGGTAGCTGCACCGCAGCTGCGTGACGGTCTCGCCCTCGCTCCCGCACGAGACCTCGTCCGCCTCGACGCACGGCATCCCGAGGTCCTCCGTGTTGGCCTCGGAGGTCCCGATCGCCTCCGCGTCCATGGACCAGTGGAGCGAGAACCCGTCCAGCTCCTCGTGCGGGAGGCACGTCCCATCCTCTCGGTCGACGGGCGCGTCCCAGGTGAGCAGGGCTTCGTCGCACGCGAGCGTGCGCGCGCAGGCGCCGAGCTCGCAGACCAGGTCACAGGAACACTCTTCCGACATCAGGCAGGGATCACCGAGCCGCCCCCCGCTCGGCTCCTCGCAGGCGCCCGCGTCCCCGCCTCCCGCACCTGCGTCTCCCATGCCCTCTTCGTTCGCCCCGCAGCCGGTCGCCGCGGCCAAGGTGACCGCGAAGGCGAGCCGCCAGGGAGCGGGGCAGGAGGTGGCGCGCGCATCGAACAGCAGGTTGGTTCGCATCGTTTCGTCCTCTCTCGGCGAGGCTGGATGGTGCGAGAGACACGGGCGGAAGGCGACGGACCTCCGCTTAGCTCCACTGAGCAGCCCCTGCCTCCAGGGCCGAGCGGTGACCCTACGGGACCAACACGAGCTTGCCGACGGTCCGGCCCGACTCGATGTCGCGGTGGGCGTCGGCCACCTTCGAGAGCGGGTAGGCCGTGGTCTCGAGCGGGCGGAACGAGCCGTCGCGCAGCCAGGCGGCGAGATCGCGCATCGCCTCGGCGAGCAGGTCGTCGCGGTCGAAGAGGAAGCTCAGGTTGAAGGCGAGCACGCTCTTGCTCGACTGCGTCAGCTCGAGCGGGTTGAAGCGCGGGGTGCGCAGGTAGTCCGCGGCGAGCTTCAGGTAGCTCGGGCGGCCGCCCGTCTTGGGGAGCATGCTCGCGAAGCCGTAGACGACGAGCTTGCCGGCGGGGCGGAGGTGGTCGTAGCTCGCCTTCAGGGTGGAGACGCCGTTCGCGTCGAGCACGAGGTCGTAGCCGCGCGAGGACAGCCGCTCGGCCCGCGCCCAGAGATCCTCCGACGACTTGTCGATCACGTGATCGCAGCCGAGCGCGCGCGCCGCCTCGACCTTGTGCGCGCCCCCGACGACGCCGACGACCTCGCAGTCCATGCGCTTCAGGAGCTGCACGAGGCTCCCGCCGACTCCGCCCGCCGCGCTGTGCACGAGCGCCCGATCGGCTGGGCGCGGATGCGCGAGGAAACACAGCGCGAACCAGGCCGTCATGAACACGGCGGGCATCGACGCGCCCTGCTCGAAGCTCAGCCCCTCCGGGAGCGCGAAGACCTGGTGGCGCGGGACGACGACGGCCGACGCGTAGCCGCCGAAGAGGGTCACGCCCATCACGCGATCGCCGGGCGCGAGATCGTCGACGCCCTCCCCTACCGCGCGGACGACGCCGGCCACCTCGAAGCCCGGGGTGATCGGCCAGCCCACGAGCTGCTTGGCGGACGCGTAGAGGCCCATGCGCACGATGACGTCGGCGTAGTTGACGCCCGCGGCGCGCACGTCGATCTGCACCTCGTCTCGGCGCGGCGCGCGCAGCGGCGCCGTCTCGAGCCGGAGCGCGTCGTAGCTCCCGGCGCGGTGGACGACGACCGCGAGCGCCTCATCCATTCAAGAGCTCGTTCACGTCGCGCGCGTGCAGCCCGAGCAGGTAGAGCACGCGGTCGAGCCCGCCCGCGCTGAGGCTCGTGTCCGCCGCCTGCTTCAGGGCGGGCTTGGCGTGGAACGCGATGCCGAGCCCGGCGCGCTCCAGCATCAACAGATCGTTCGCGCCGTCGCCGATCGCGATCGTCTGCTCGAGCGCGATGCTCTCCTGCTGCGCGATCGCGTCGAGCAGGTCGGCCTTGCGGCTCGGGGTCACGACCGGGTCGAGCACCTCGCCCGTGAGCACGCCGTCCTTCACCTCGAGCCGGTTGGCGTAGGCGTAGTGCAGCCCGAGCTCGTCCTTGACCGCCTGCGCCGCGACCTCGAAGCCGCCGCTGATCACCGCGGTCCGGAAGCCCAGGGTGTGCAGCACGCGCACGAGGTCGCGCGCGCCGGTCTGCAGGGGGAGGTTCCGCGCCAGCTCCCGCACGTCGGCGAAGCGCAGCCCGGCCAGCATGCGGACCCGCTCGCGCAGGCTCGCCTCGTAGTCGAGCTCCCCCTCCATCGCGCGCCGGGTGATGACGGCGACGGCGTCGGCCACGCCGTGCAGGCGCGCCAGCTCGTCCACCACCTCCACCTGGATGAGCGTGGAGTCCATGTCCATCACCACCAGGCGCTTGCTGCGACGGGTGAGGGTCTCGCGCTGGACGGCGACGTCGATGTCTCGCCCCTCCACCGCCTCGATGAGCGAGCGGCGCAGGGCCACCGCGTGCTCGCGCCCGGGGAGCGCGCAGATGATCTCGAGGCTGGTGAGCCCGTGCGTGCTGAGGCGACGGATCCACTCGATGTTGGCGCCGTGGGACGCGAGCGCGGTCGACAGCGCGTTGACCCCGCTCGCCCCGAGCCCGTCGCCGATGGCGGTGACCGCGTAGCGCGGCGCGCGGGCCTCTTCCGTCTCGGGCGCGCCGAGCGCGCGGACCTGGAGGTCGAGCCCCATCTCGGCCGTGACCGCGCGGAGGGCGCCGATCAACGGGTCTCCCTCGAGCGCGCCCGACGGGAGCGAGACGAGCACGCAGAGCGTGAGCTGCCGCTGCACGACGACCTGCTCGATGTCCAGCAGCTCCGCGCGGTGGGCCGCGATGACCTCCGTGAGGGCGGCCGTGATGCCGAGGTGATCGGGACCGGTGACGCTCACGAGAGCGCGCTGCGCGGGAGTGTTCATCGCGGGCAGGCGTGCACCGAGATCGGCGCCGCGGCAACTCGCG
This window contains:
- a CDS encoding PilZ domain-containing protein: MKERRRFVRAQPQPDYSITVHSGDRELGVLDVSVGGFGVSESDLPVGGELPLRIELPRGASIEARAEVRYVHAAGAGLSLVDPSADVTRALGAYVGELLERGAVLRP
- the serB gene encoding phosphoserine phosphatase SerB → MNTPAQRALVSVTGPDHLGITAALTEVIAAHRAELLDIEQVVVQRQLTLCVLVSLPSGALEGDPLIGALRAVTAEMGLDLQVRALGAPETEEARAPRYAVTAIGDGLGASGVNALSTALASHGANIEWIRRLSTHGLTSLEIICALPGREHAVALRRSLIEAVEGRDIDVAVQRETLTRRSKRLVVMDMDSTLIQVEVVDELARLHGVADAVAVITRRAMEGELDYEASLRERVRMLAGLRFADVRELARNLPLQTGARDLVRVLHTLGFRTAVISGGFEVAAQAVKDELGLHYAYANRLEVKDGVLTGEVLDPVVTPSRKADLLDAIAQQESIALEQTIAIGDGANDLLMLERAGLGIAFHAKPALKQAADTSLSAGGLDRVLYLLGLHARDVNELLNG
- a CDS encoding AAA family ATPase; the encoded protein is MGTLKRDLAQGADEIRETHISWVFLCGDSVYKVKKPVSLGFLDFSTLEKRRQACEAEVELNARLAPEVYRGVVPVIVVDGEHRFGEQASAGEGQVVDWAVHMRRLRDEDRADCRLEKDALEVTHVDRMAETIARFHADCRADEETGRYGEPASIAGNVRENFDQTHDAIRRLLREEEADAIETYQLQFLEKHAGLFMERVRAGRVRDGHGDLRLEHFYFEGDDPAQAAVRVLDCIEFNERFRYADVASDLSFLSMDLAWHGRVDLAERLLATYARETSDFDLYRLVDFYESYRGYVRGKVATMLAGDEEAPSDARERAEREARRYFLLALAMERRPLLEPTLVAVGGVIATGKSTLADHLGAALGAPAINTDRIRKHMLGARPTDRLYEGSWSGAYDPEFTERVYDEVRRCARVVVESGRPVILDASFRSAAMREDAKALAASLGVPFRFLECRADPDVCRARLKVRDQQTTVSDGRLEIFDDFLAKWEPVTELSPDEHVVVDTERPMRELLEQLRRHVPMWPEGLTE
- a CDS encoding FHA domain-containing protein, with the translated sequence MKQSSQPPPSSRARLTPPWQTDLLAEWLRDLGQDTVSKRLGKLVLLSELGDVDLEGSRWSFSTGVRRPSERPAAPIDLGKALVHPLAKRSSTFFPGVLLLGRSSNNDVVIPHSSVSKLHARLRAEKDGFWVEDAGSQNGSAIDGEPIRKPVFAVAGDLLRFGDLNFQLVDARILMRSLSRA
- a CDS encoding medium chain dehydrogenase/reductase family protein; translated protein: MDEALAVVVHRAGSYDALRLETAPLRAPRRDEVQIDVRAAGVNYADVIVRMGLYASAKQLVGWPITPGFEVAGVVRAVGEGVDDLAPGDRVMGVTLFGGYASAVVVPRHQVFALPEGLSFEQGASMPAVFMTAWFALCFLAHPRPADRALVHSAAGGVGGSLVQLLKRMDCEVVGVVGGAHKVEAARALGCDHVIDKSSEDLWARAERLSSRGYDLVLDANGVSTLKASYDHLRPAGKLVVYGFASMLPKTGGRPSYLKLAADYLRTPRFNPLELTQSSKSVLAFNLSFLFDRDDLLAEAMRDLAAWLRDGSFRPLETTAYPLSKVADAHRDIESGRTVGKLVLVP
- a CDS encoding universal stress protein, which encodes MKRVLVAVDGSAGASRATHFAARLARSTGASIELVHVYDAPTATYLGLEALTRDDLVQKSAEIGKGSFDAAEAVIEKRVPTTHYVAIGHPAEEIVYRAKDIDADLIVLGSRGLTPVERILLGSVSKRVLQLADRPVTIVPV